One part of the Arachidicoccus terrestris genome encodes these proteins:
- a CDS encoding MBL fold metallo-hydrolase, with amino-acid sequence MDNNKKNRKSSDLSLRSFAAAFLLLVLALLTGSAKAQSKVTDWTEPVTGVFVHPIFHASLELKTAGKTLLVDPSFDPKLLSGIQAPDLILLTDIHGDHMDPELLAQIRDKFGSKPIIAPKAVAEQLPESLRRQVSVLENGRTEKWEGYTIQAVPMYNLPGGEQVFHPKGRGNGYVLTVNGKRIYLSGDTEATPELRHLKNIDLAFVCMNLPYTMDVEQAAAGVLDFQPKVVIPYHYKGSKGLSDINQFKKLVDGGGKTIKVELLDFYPQQ; translated from the coding sequence ATGGATAATAATAAAAAGAACAGAAAAAGCAGCGACCTTTCATTAAGATCTTTTGCAGCCGCATTTCTGCTACTGGTATTAGCCCTGTTAACAGGCTCCGCAAAAGCGCAGTCAAAAGTCACTGACTGGACGGAACCGGTAACCGGCGTTTTTGTACACCCAATTTTTCATGCCAGTCTGGAACTTAAAACAGCTGGCAAGACCCTGCTTGTCGATCCCAGTTTTGACCCCAAATTGCTTTCCGGTATTCAGGCTCCGGATCTGATCTTACTCACGGATATCCATGGAGACCATATGGATCCTGAATTACTGGCTCAGATCCGGGATAAATTCGGCAGCAAGCCTATTATAGCACCCAAGGCAGTCGCGGAACAACTGCCCGAATCGCTTCGCCGGCAGGTCAGCGTGCTGGAGAATGGCCGGACGGAAAAATGGGAGGGGTATACGATTCAGGCGGTGCCTATGTATAACCTGCCGGGCGGAGAGCAGGTTTTCCATCCTAAAGGAAGGGGAAATGGCTACGTACTGACCGTTAATGGTAAACGTATTTATCTGAGTGGCGATACAGAAGCAACTCCCGAGCTTCGCCATCTGAAAAATATTGATCTGGCTTTTGTATGTATGAACCTGCCTTACACAATGGATGTGGAACAGGCGGCAGCCGGCGTACTCGATTTTCAGCCAAAGGTGGTCATTCCTTATCATTACAAAGGATCTAAAGGTCTTTCCGATATAAACCAGTTTAAAAAACTGGTGGACGGCGGTGGTAAGACTATTAAGGTGGAACTACTTGATTTCTATCCACAGCAATAA
- the trmD gene encoding tRNA (guanosine(37)-N1)-methyltransferase TrmD encodes MHIDVITVQPDLLESPLSHSIMKRAQEKGLLTVRLHNLRKWALNKYGQVDDYQFGGGAGMVMMCEPLVNAIEELKKEHHFDEIIYMTPDGPRFDQKVANSLSLKGNLLIICGHYKGIDERIREHYVTREISIGDYVLSGGELAAAVVIDAVGRLLPGVLGDETSALTDSFQDDLLAPPVYTRPAEFKGWKVPDVLLSGNPKLIEEWRYNQAVERTRLRRPDLLDEA; translated from the coding sequence ATGCACATTGATGTCATTACAGTTCAACCTGATTTGTTGGAGAGTCCACTTTCCCATAGTATAATGAAAAGGGCGCAGGAAAAAGGACTGCTTACTGTCAGATTGCATAATTTACGCAAATGGGCACTGAACAAGTATGGACAGGTGGACGATTATCAGTTTGGGGGAGGTGCCGGTATGGTAATGATGTGTGAACCACTCGTCAATGCCATAGAAGAGCTTAAAAAAGAGCACCATTTTGATGAAATTATTTATATGACTCCTGACGGGCCGAGATTTGACCAAAAAGTAGCCAATAGCCTGTCTCTTAAAGGTAATCTGTTGATTATCTGCGGCCATTATAAAGGGATTGACGAGCGGATCCGTGAGCATTATGTGACCCGTGAAATTTCCATCGGGGATTATGTCCTTAGTGGTGGTGAACTGGCGGCGGCCGTAGTGATCGACGCCGTTGGCAGGCTGCTGCCCGGCGTTTTGGGAGATGAAACTTCCGCCCTGACGGACTCTTTTCAGGATGACCTGCTGGCTCCGCCGGTTTATACCCGCCCGGCTGAGTTTAAGGGGTGGAAAGTACCCGATGTGCTGCTCAGCGGCAATCCGAAACTCATTGAAGAATGGCGGTATAACCAGGCTGTTGAAAGAACCCGGTTACGCCGTCCTGATCTGTTGGACGAAGCATAA
- a CDS encoding YcxB family protein, which translates to MAAFKVSTQLSQTEYCKLFLRLSYRQRLYQIITMMGILLLILSVVRFFVKSILSENVQLFLFAFSIYGLVLFPILVWVRARKIYRSNLGLQGPIEYSFTDQGLTLDASGNRSTFAWSDFGKTVKTKEYLLLFGYNRAAYFLKLKDLKAEEIRFIEAKVAAQSPVINGKAKK; encoded by the coding sequence ATGGCTGCATTTAAAGTCAGTACACAACTTTCACAAACTGAATATTGCAAATTGTTTTTGCGGCTCAGTTATCGTCAGCGTCTCTACCAGATCATTACCATGATGGGCATACTGCTGCTGATCCTTTCCGTTGTCCGTTTTTTTGTCAAAAGCATTCTTTCTGAAAATGTACAGCTCTTTTTATTTGCGTTTAGCATCTATGGTCTGGTACTGTTTCCTATTCTGGTCTGGGTCAGGGCCAGAAAAATTTATAGATCGAATCTGGGATTACAGGGGCCAATTGAATACAGTTTTACAGATCAGGGACTAACGCTTGATGCCAGCGGAAATCGTTCTACCTTTGCCTGGAGCGACTTTGGCAAAACAGTAAAGACGAAGGAGTACTTACTACTTTTTGGCTACAACAGGGCAGCCTATTTCCTGAAATTAAAGGATCTGAAGGCGGAAGAGATCCGTTTTATTGAAGCCAAAGTGGCCGCACAGTCACCTGTTATTAACGGCAAAGCAAAAAAATAA
- the bla gene encoding subclass B1 metallo-beta-lactamase produces MKRMILTAEIGKRAGRAEVFWRVCLAGLMSLCVIAVRAQLAVKGPFEITPLTDSVYLFTSYGAFNGKYYPANGLFALTPKGAVVIDGPWDPKDRQPLLDSIWKRHQQKVILCLATHFHEDRSGALKEYGALGIATYATKMTDSLCELHNEPRAKHLMTPDTTFHLGSFTMQTFYPGPGHAPDNIVVWLPREKILYGGCFLKSVEDENLGNLSDANIAVWDQDALKLKCFKHPRYMIVGHGDWHSLQAIDHTIELVKKEKRK; encoded by the coding sequence ATGAAGAGGATGATACTGACAGCGGAAATAGGTAAAAGGGCAGGCCGGGCTGAAGTGTTTTGGCGCGTCTGCCTGGCCGGGTTAATGAGTCTTTGCGTAATAGCCGTCCGGGCGCAGTTAGCGGTCAAAGGTCCCTTTGAAATAACGCCCCTGACAGACAGCGTCTATCTGTTTACGAGTTACGGTGCTTTTAATGGGAAGTATTATCCGGCCAACGGCCTCTTTGCGCTTACGCCCAAGGGAGCCGTAGTCATTGATGGCCCCTGGGATCCCAAGGACCGGCAACCATTATTGGACAGTATATGGAAACGGCATCAGCAAAAGGTGATCCTGTGTCTGGCGACGCATTTTCATGAAGACAGGTCCGGAGCGCTGAAAGAGTATGGCGCACTTGGGATTGCCACTTACGCGACTAAAATGACAGATTCTCTTTGTGAACTACATAATGAACCCAGAGCGAAACATTTAATGACGCCTGATACGACGTTTCACTTGGGCTCTTTTACCATGCAGACTTTTTATCCCGGACCCGGACACGCCCCTGACAATATCGTGGTATGGCTACCCAGGGAAAAAATATTATATGGAGGCTGTTTTTTAAAGAGCGTAGAGGACGAGAATCTGGGGAATCTGTCAGATGCGAATATAGCTGTCTGGGATCAGGATGCCCTGAAGCTAAAGTGCTTTAAGCATCCCCGCTATATGATCGTAGGACATGGTGACTGGCATAGCTTGCAGGCGATTGATCATACGATTGAGCTTGTTAAAAAAGAAAAGCGAAAATAA
- a CDS encoding RNA-binding S4 domain-containing protein: MDEKLRIDKYLWAIRLFKTRSQAADACDKGRVKANGQSLKASKPVSVGDVYEVKAEARKWVIEVTGLLPKRVAYSEAIKFYKDITPPEALDHITFQAPSFHTGKRLSKVGRPTKRDRRDIDHFLDIEQTPEE, encoded by the coding sequence ATGGATGAGAAATTAAGAATAGACAAATATCTCTGGGCGATCCGGCTGTTTAAAACAAGAAGCCAGGCTGCGGATGCCTGCGATAAGGGCCGCGTGAAAGCAAACGGGCAAAGCCTCAAGGCCTCTAAGCCGGTGTCCGTTGGAGATGTATATGAAGTGAAGGCAGAAGCCCGTAAATGGGTCATTGAAGTAACCGGTCTGCTCCCTAAAAGAGTGGCCTATAGTGAGGCGATAAAATTTTATAAGGACATAACACCGCCGGAAGCCCTGGATCACATCACGTTTCAGGCTCCCAGTTTTCATACGGGCAAAAGACTGAGTAAAGTAGGCAGGCCTACTAAAAGGGATCGCCGGGACATTGATCATTTTTTGGATATAGAACAGACGCCGGAAGAGTAG
- a CDS encoding dipeptidase, which yields MQEWKTFQEANQQRFLDELLELLRIPSISAKPENKADMATCAEMVKARLAEAGAAKVEIFPTKGHPVVYGELITDPSKPTVLVYGHYDVQPIEPLDLWHSGPFEPVIKDGKVFARGSADDKGQFYMHIKALETMVKTNSVPLNIKFLIEGEEEVGSENLGIFMESHKDLLKADVVLISDTAMISLETPSLDTGVRGLSYIEVELTGPDRDLHSGVYGGAVANPITILAQMIASLHDQNNHITIPGFYDNVQELTGEERQKINQAPFDEAEYKTDLGIKELWGEKGYTTLERTGIRPTLELNGIWGGYMGEGSKTVLPSKAHAKISCRLVPGQDHHKITDLLIKHLEKITPDCVTLKTIIHHGGNPYVTPIDSTEYKAAEKAIEATFGKAPIPVRGGGSIPITTLFESILDCKTIFMGFGLDSDNLHSPNEKYNLENYYKGIETIPYFHKFYAELKK from the coding sequence ATGCAAGAATGGAAAACATTTCAGGAGGCTAATCAACAACGGTTTCTTGACGAATTATTAGAATTATTACGCATCCCCAGCATCAGTGCCAAACCTGAAAATAAGGCAGATATGGCTACTTGTGCCGAAATGGTTAAAGCGCGTCTGGCAGAAGCAGGCGCTGCAAAAGTAGAGATCTTTCCGACCAAAGGGCACCCCGTCGTCTACGGTGAACTCATTACGGATCCTTCCAAACCAACCGTATTGGTATATGGTCATTATGATGTGCAGCCTATAGAGCCACTGGATCTCTGGCACAGCGGTCCCTTTGAACCGGTGATTAAAGACGGAAAGGTCTTTGCCAGAGGATCTGCGGATGACAAGGGGCAGTTTTATATGCATATCAAGGCCCTGGAAACCATGGTTAAAACGAATTCCGTTCCCCTGAATATCAAATTTCTGATTGAAGGAGAAGAAGAAGTAGGATCAGAGAATCTGGGCATTTTTATGGAATCTCATAAAGACCTGCTGAAAGCAGATGTGGTGCTGATCTCCGATACAGCCATGATCAGTCTGGAAACACCCAGTCTGGATACCGGAGTGCGGGGACTGAGCTACATCGAAGTAGAGCTGACAGGTCCGGACCGTGATTTGCATAGCGGCGTTTATGGCGGGGCTGTCGCAAATCCGATTACCATTCTGGCTCAGATGATCGCTTCTTTGCATGACCAAAACAATCATATTACCATTCCGGGATTTTATGACAATGTCCAGGAACTTACCGGGGAAGAACGTCAAAAAATCAATCAGGCACCTTTTGATGAAGCCGAGTATAAGACAGATCTGGGTATAAAGGAACTCTGGGGTGAAAAAGGCTATACGACACTGGAAAGAACAGGTATCCGACCGACACTCGAACTCAATGGTATCTGGGGCGGTTATATGGGGGAAGGTTCCAAGACCGTATTGCCGAGTAAGGCCCATGCCAAGATCAGTTGTCGTTTGGTGCCCGGCCAGGACCATCATAAGATCACAGATTTACTGATTAAACATCTGGAAAAAATTACGCCGGATTGCGTAACGCTGAAAACGATCATTCATCACGGCGGTAATCCTTATGTAACACCGATTGACAGCACAGAATATAAGGCTGCGGAGAAAGCCATCGAAGCCACCTTTGGCAAGGCGCCGATTCCTGTCAGGGGCGGTGGGAGTATACCCATTACCACTTTATTTGAATCCATTTTAGATTGTAAAACAATCTTTATGGGCTTTGGACTGGATAGCGACAACCTGCATAGTCCCAACGAAAAATACAATCTGGAAAATTATTACAAAGGCATAGAGACGATTCCTTATTTTCACAAGTTCTACGCAGAACTGAAAAAATAA